The following are encoded together in the Candidatus Methylomirabilis oxygeniifera genome:
- the glgC gene encoding glucose-1-phosphate adenylyltransferase (ADP-glucose synthase) (ADP-glucose pyrophosphorylase) (Evidence 2a : Function of homologous gene experimentally demonstrated in an other organism; PubMedId : 6300111; Product type e : enzyme) — MTVLGIIMAGGRGERLHPLTKDRAKPAVPFGGKYRIIDVVLSNFVNSGIYSIYVLTQFKAQSLVEHLQEGWQVTSVSRNHFVVPVPAQMRTGEDWYRGTADAVFQNVHLIKRVHPRVVAVFGADHIYKMNIRQMMEYHLRREAEVTVAALPVGIEEASHYGVMEADHTWRLLGFEEKPAQPKPIPGESEHALVSMGNYLFETDLLLRAVEEDAHDPHSTHDFGRDVLPRLVAEGRKVYAYDFRRNRIPTLLRGEEPSYWRDVGTIEAYYEANMDLRAVHPTFNLYNRSWPIRTVSYSDPPAKFVFDEDGRRGMALDSIVAEGTIISGSLVRNSVIGRNVRIHSHCQIEESVIMNRVEIGRGCRIRRAIIDKNVFIRPGTEIGYHAEKDRERYHVSDSGIVVIAREEPDQTWSMTPPD, encoded by the coding sequence ATGACCGTTCTGGGAATCATTATGGCGGGAGGACGAGGTGAAAGGCTCCATCCTCTGACGAAGGACCGAGCCAAGCCGGCGGTCCCGTTCGGCGGCAAGTACCGAATCATCGACGTGGTCCTGTCCAATTTCGTCAACTCCGGTATCTATTCCATCTATGTCCTGACGCAATTCAAGGCCCAGTCGCTGGTGGAGCACCTGCAGGAAGGCTGGCAAGTAACCAGCGTGTCCCGAAATCATTTTGTCGTTCCGGTTCCTGCCCAGATGCGGACGGGCGAAGATTGGTACCGCGGAACGGCGGATGCTGTCTTCCAGAATGTTCATCTGATCAAGCGGGTCCACCCACGCGTTGTGGCGGTCTTCGGAGCCGACCATATTTATAAGATGAATATTCGCCAAATGATGGAGTACCACCTGCGAAGGGAGGCAGAGGTTACCGTTGCAGCCCTTCCGGTCGGCATTGAGGAGGCATCGCATTACGGCGTAATGGAAGCGGATCACACCTGGCGGCTTCTCGGCTTCGAGGAAAAACCCGCACAGCCAAAACCGATCCCTGGGGAGTCGGAACACGCGCTCGTCTCAATGGGTAACTACCTGTTCGAGACGGATCTTCTACTCCGGGCAGTCGAGGAGGACGCGCATGATCCCCACAGCACCCACGACTTCGGCAGAGACGTTCTCCCTCGTCTGGTGGCAGAAGGCAGGAAGGTGTATGCCTACGACTTCAGGAGGAACCGGATTCCTACCTTGTTGCGAGGGGAGGAGCCGAGTTATTGGCGGGATGTCGGAACTATTGAGGCGTATTACGAGGCAAATATGGACCTGCGGGCCGTCCACCCGACCTTTAACCTCTACAACCGGAGTTGGCCGATTCGTACCGTCAGCTACAGCGACCCGCCCGCCAAATTCGTCTTTGATGAAGACGGGCGGCGAGGGATGGCGTTGGACTCTATCGTCGCCGAGGGGACCATCATCAGCGGAAGCCTGGTCCGCAATTCAGTAATCGGCCGTAACGTCCGTATTCACAGCCATTGCCAGATTGAGGAATCGGTCATCATGAATCGGGTTGAAATCGGACGGGGCTGTCGGATTCGGCGGGCCATCATCGATAAAAATGTGTTTATCCGACCAGGAACCGAGATCGGCTATCACGCAGAGAAGGACCGTGAGCGCTACCACGTCTCGGACTCGGGCATTGTGGTTATCGCCAGAGAAGAGCCGGACCAGACCTGGTCAATGACCCCGCCTGATTAG
- a CDS encoding putative Electron transfer oxidoreductase (Evidence 3 : Function proposed based on presence of conserved amino acid motif, structural feature or limited homology), whose product MPQTTVIIVGAGPAGSVLAGLLARRGIDALLLDKATFPREKICGDYLSPGTVGLLDQLNLLDLVRSAGARRLLGMTIISPDGTTFTAEFPAISRINAGPPFALSIPRAILDSLLLKWARGFGARCVEGLRVTDLILENGQVCGVTGIGPTGPETYRGRIVVGADGRDSVVARRLGLYQPHPTLHRMALVAYYEGVSTLQDHGLISIGDRSYCILNSIGEWLTNAAIVVDQGIVQGWKGQLDELFDGTLQAFPLALSALRDTVRRGSVRCLGPLAFRASRSAMAGALLIGDAAGFYDPFTGEGVGHALCGAQLAASEIVSACAEGDGGLTEAHLARFDHHQRNAVRGRRRLGIALQAIIRRPRVANAVARLLCRRQSLANLLLGIIGDLLPPHALLSPPALFNVLHRT is encoded by the coding sequence ATGCCACAGACCACGGTCATCATTGTGGGCGCCGGTCCGGCCGGCTCGGTCCTAGCCGGTCTTTTAGCCCGGCGCGGGATTGACGCGCTGCTGCTCGACAAGGCGACCTTCCCTCGCGAGAAGATCTGCGGCGACTATCTCAGCCCGGGGACCGTCGGACTTCTCGATCAGCTTAATCTGCTTGACCTCGTACGCTCGGCCGGGGCGCGGCGCCTGCTGGGCATGACGATTATCTCCCCGGATGGTACGACCTTCACGGCCGAATTTCCCGCCATCAGCAGAATCAACGCGGGGCCCCCGTTCGCGCTTTCCATTCCAAGGGCTATCCTTGACAGCCTCTTGCTGAAATGGGCTCGCGGTTTCGGGGCGAGATGCGTCGAAGGGTTGCGCGTGACCGATCTGATTTTGGAGAACGGGCAAGTGTGCGGTGTCACAGGGATCGGGCCGACGGGCCCGGAGACGTATCGAGGGCGGATCGTCGTGGGAGCGGACGGACGAGACTCAGTGGTCGCCAGGCGGCTCGGCCTGTATCAGCCGCATCCTACGCTACATCGGATGGCGCTGGTCGCCTACTATGAGGGGGTCAGTACACTTCAGGATCACGGGCTGATCTCGATCGGCGATCGGTCGTATTGCATCCTGAATTCAATCGGTGAATGGCTGACCAACGCCGCCATTGTGGTGGATCAGGGGATCGTGCAAGGCTGGAAAGGGCAACTTGACGAGCTGTTCGACGGCACGCTGCAGGCGTTTCCCCTCGCACTGAGCGCCCTTCGTGACACGGTGCGACGCGGGTCGGTCCGATGCCTCGGCCCTCTGGCGTTTCGAGCGAGTCGTAGCGCCATGGCCGGCGCGCTGCTAATTGGAGATGCGGCAGGCTTTTACGATCCTTTTACCGGCGAAGGGGTAGGTCACGCCCTTTGCGGCGCGCAACTCGCGGCCAGCGAGATCGTCTCCGCCTGTGCCGAAGGCGACGGGGGTCTGACCGAGGCTCACCTTGCGCGGTTTGATCACCATCAGCGCAATGCTGTGAGAGGCAGGCGGCGGCTTGGTATTGCGTTACAGGCCATCATCCGTCGACCACGCGTTGCGAACGCGGTCGCGCGGCTTCTCTGTCGACGTCAATCGCTTGCGAATCTGCTGCTTGGTATCATCGGGGATCTACTCCCGCCACACGCCCTCTTATCGCCACCCGCCCTGTTCAACGTCCTCCACCGGACATGA
- a CDS encoding Methyltransferase type 11, with protein MVTTRLSLPRLQGAAELLDRSDNSAEEIRENLRDLERLNRYFGGVRTVLLCLGRMVEQHSPRSFTILDMATGGADIPRAICRWARKRKFPVAIEAVDQNDHVLAAATEWSIDFPEIRLRQAQVPPLPYPDRSFDYVIASLFFHHLTEAEGILLLREMARVTRRGLLVNDLLRSRLACLLTAITTRLLSGNRLTRHDGPMSVLRGFRPEELRRMATEAGLTDVRLSRHLWFRIALTKEIAT; from the coding sequence ATGGTGACGACCCGACTGTCCCTCCCTCGTCTCCAAGGGGCGGCGGAACTACTGGACCGCTCGGATAACTCCGCTGAGGAGATCCGTGAGAATCTGCGCGACCTGGAGCGACTGAACCGATATTTCGGCGGTGTGCGTACGGTACTCTTATGCCTCGGTCGAATGGTAGAACAGCATTCGCCGAGGTCCTTCACGATTCTGGATATGGCAACCGGCGGCGCCGATATTCCCAGGGCCATCTGCCGTTGGGCCAGGAAGCGCAAATTTCCTGTCGCTATTGAAGCCGTGGATCAGAACGACCATGTTCTGGCGGCTGCAACCGAATGGTCGATCGACTTCCCGGAGATCCGACTGCGACAGGCGCAAGTGCCCCCCTTGCCCTACCCGGACCGCAGCTTCGACTACGTCATCGCCTCTCTCTTCTTTCACCACCTGACGGAGGCGGAAGGAATCCTCCTGCTGCGGGAGATGGCGCGGGTAACCCGACGCGGGCTGCTGGTCAATGACCTGCTGCGCAGCCGACTCGCCTGTCTGCTGACCGCGATAACTACACGGCTGCTATCCGGCAATCGGCTGACGCGCCACGACGGTCCGATGTCGGTCCTTCGCGGTTTCAGACCAGAGGAGTTGCGTCGCATGGCGACCGAAGCCGGTCTTACCGATGTGCGACTGAGCCGTCATCTCTGGTTCCGCATCGCCCTCACCAAAGAGATTGCAACTTGA
- a CDS encoding putative Chalcone and stilbene synthase domain protein (Evidence 3 : Function proposed based on presence of conserved amino acid motif, structural feature or limited homology) — protein MPNPRIIALDTANPTTSFTQEELLAIASYTDERRRGFFLHSGIEQRHMYVDKPTFRPTETTDELNARFRKGGIEIGRQAIQRALDKAGCSAQEIDFVVTTTCTGRLCPNLDAYFVREFRMKERVQRVHVGDMGCASGMIALQQAYNHLLAFPDHRALIVSVEICSSTYYLDDSLETAVANAIFADGAAAAILASDGAGVEVMGHMSLVRSEYLDLMGFTYPSGRPRILLSKEIRGIGSAMMKELAAAILDRYHLKQEDIRFWVLHSAGRGVLERAQREIGLGDADLQFSRQVLRQFGNMSSATVLFVLNEVIRSGQAFPGDLGVMIALGPGFCAEGALLRW, from the coding sequence ATGCCCAACCCCAGGATTATCGCGCTCGACACCGCTAACCCCACAACGTCTTTCACCCAAGAAGAGCTGCTGGCCATCGCATCGTATACCGATGAGCGACGGCGGGGCTTTTTCCTCCACAGCGGCATTGAGCAGCGGCATATGTATGTGGATAAGCCTACCTTTCGCCCCACTGAGACCACGGACGAACTCAACGCCAGATTCCGCAAAGGAGGCATCGAGATCGGCCGCCAGGCGATCCAGCGCGCCCTGGACAAGGCCGGCTGCTCCGCTCAGGAGATCGACTTTGTAGTGACCACCACCTGCACCGGCCGGCTGTGTCCCAACCTCGACGCCTATTTCGTCCGGGAATTCAGGATGAAGGAACGGGTTCAACGGGTACATGTGGGAGATATGGGCTGCGCCAGCGGGATGATTGCGCTGCAGCAGGCCTATAACCACCTGCTGGCCTTTCCTGATCATCGGGCGCTGATCGTCTCCGTGGAGATCTGTTCCTCAACCTACTACCTCGATGATTCCCTCGAAACCGCCGTGGCCAACGCGATCTTTGCCGACGGGGCCGCGGCGGCCATCCTGGCATCCGATGGCGCCGGGGTTGAGGTCATGGGCCACATGAGTCTGGTTCGTTCCGAGTACCTTGACCTGATGGGGTTTACCTATCCGAGCGGACGACCCCGCATCCTGCTGTCCAAGGAGATCAGGGGAATCGGCAGCGCCATGATGAAGGAGCTGGCGGCGGCAATACTCGATCGCTATCATCTTAAGCAGGAGGATATCCGATTCTGGGTCCTGCACTCCGCCGGCCGAGGGGTCCTCGAACGGGCGCAACGCGAGATCGGGCTCGGTGACGCTGACCTCCAATTCTCCCGGCAGGTGCTTCGCCAATTCGGGAATATGTCGTCGGCCACGGTTCTCTTCGTTCTCAATGAAGTGATCAGATCCGGGCAGGCATTTCCCGGCGACCTGGGCGTGATGATTGCGCTCGGGCCGGGCTTCTGCGCGGAGGGTGCGCTACTGCGATGGTGA
- a CDS encoding putative Sterol 24-C-methyltransferase (Evidence 3 : Function proposed based on presence of conserved amino acid motif, structural feature or limited homology; Product type pe : putative enzyme) yields the protein MERMFAAVSDLYAEYWNDFFHFALFKDEDESRESAFHNTHKKYLEALRIGDARHVLELACGRGGFTNVLAEHTSGDVLGIDISRSQLSHARRFKRPNLRFRHHDIMKVDELGEMFDAVVLMDAECYLPDKQLAVEKISNVMNPGARLLLLGWCKQDGLNSIQEELVLHPFMKYWAIPSLETPDNYRKYFEHNDFNIIEMTDLNHQVKRNWEFGYASALKAIKTLSIKDVPRLVWKDMRLGSEGVRLMKEQFPAAIYIKVGYDVGFLRYVYFLVEKK from the coding sequence ATGGAGCGCATGTTTGCGGCGGTCAGCGATCTCTACGCCGAATACTGGAACGATTTTTTTCATTTTGCGCTGTTCAAGGATGAAGATGAGAGTCGGGAGTCGGCTTTCCACAATACTCACAAGAAATATCTGGAAGCTCTGCGGATAGGCGACGCGCGTCATGTGCTCGAACTGGCTTGCGGGAGAGGCGGCTTTACGAATGTTCTGGCCGAACATACGTCCGGTGACGTGTTGGGGATCGATATTTCTCGTTCACAACTTTCACATGCCAGGAGATTCAAGCGGCCGAACTTACGTTTCAGGCACCACGACATCATGAAAGTTGATGAACTCGGAGAAATGTTTGACGCAGTCGTGCTCATGGACGCGGAGTGCTACTTACCGGATAAACAATTGGCTGTAGAGAAAATCTCGAACGTGATGAACCCAGGAGCTCGCCTTCTTCTCCTCGGATGGTGCAAGCAGGATGGGTTGAACTCAATTCAGGAAGAACTTGTCTTGCATCCATTTATGAAATACTGGGCCATCCCAAGTCTTGAAACGCCGGACAATTACAGAAAATATTTTGAGCACAACGATTTCAACATCATTGAGATGACTGATCTAAATCATCAAGTCAAGAGAAACTGGGAGTTTGGCTATGCGTCAGCGTTGAAGGCCATTAAGACGCTTTCAATCAAAGACGTTCCGCGCCTCGTCTGGAAAGATATGAGATTGGGGAGCGAGGGGGTCAGACTCATGAAAGAGCAATTTCCGGCCGCTATCTACATCAAGGTCGGCTACGACGTGGGGTTCCTTCGCTATGTCTACTTCCTGGTCGAGAAGAAATAA
- the gcvT gene encoding glycine cleavage system T-protein (aminomethyltransferase) (Evidence 2b : Function of strongly homologous gene; Product type e : enzyme), protein MSGATEPLKRTPLFEMHRCLGARMVAFGGWEMPVQYAGILEEHRAVRERAGLFDVSHMGEIEITGPGALDAIQRLTPNDASRLSVGEVQYSALTTPEGTFVDDITVYKFADDRYGVTVNAANIEKDYAWIREHVPSGVEVRNASDDRALLAIQGPRAQEILGKLTSVELGTLRYFRFVEGQAIGIDCCISRTGYTGEDGFEVYIPPQHTVTLWNALLEAGTPVGLQPCGLGARDTLRLEAKMALYGQDIDDRHTVLEADLGWIVKLEKGEFIGREALARQKAAGISRKLVGFEMCGRGIARPHYAIVNGSQPIGEVTSGGPSPSLGKNIGLGYVAVQHAAIGTEFDIVIRGQPVAARVVRTPFYKRQRDS, encoded by the coding sequence ATGAGTGGAGCGACTGAACCCTTAAAGCGTACCCCGCTGTTCGAGATGCACCGTTGTCTGGGCGCCAGGATGGTGGCCTTTGGCGGCTGGGAGATGCCGGTGCAGTATGCCGGGATTCTGGAGGAGCATCGCGCCGTCAGGGAGCGGGCGGGTCTGTTCGATGTGTCGCATATGGGGGAGATCGAGATCACGGGACCCGGCGCCTTGGACGCGATTCAGCGCCTCACCCCGAATGATGCGTCTCGGCTCTCTGTCGGAGAGGTGCAATATTCCGCATTGACCACCCCAGAGGGGACATTCGTAGATGACATCACCGTGTATAAGTTTGCGGATGACCGCTACGGTGTAACGGTGAACGCCGCGAATATCGAGAAGGACTATGCCTGGATCCGCGAGCACGTGCCATCAGGTGTTGAGGTCAGGAATGCCAGCGATGACAGGGCTCTTCTGGCCATTCAGGGACCCAGGGCGCAGGAGATCCTGGGGAAGCTGACCTCCGTGGAGTTGGGAACACTGAGGTACTTCCGGTTTGTCGAAGGGCAAGCGATCGGCATCGACTGCTGCATCTCCCGAACAGGGTACACCGGTGAGGACGGCTTCGAGGTCTATATTCCACCGCAGCATACCGTTACCCTCTGGAATGCCCTCCTCGAGGCAGGGACACCGGTGGGACTGCAACCCTGTGGCCTCGGCGCCCGCGATACGCTGCGCCTGGAGGCCAAGATGGCTCTGTACGGTCAGGACATCGACGACCGCCACACCGTTCTGGAGGCGGACCTCGGCTGGATCGTGAAGCTGGAGAAGGGGGAGTTCATCGGCCGCGAGGCGCTTGCGCGGCAGAAAGCGGCTGGGATCAGCCGGAAGCTGGTGGGGTTCGAGATGTGCGGCCGGGGGATCGCCCGTCCCCACTATGCGATTGTCAATGGGAGTCAGCCGATCGGCGAGGTGACCAGCGGCGGTCCCTCGCCCTCGCTCGGGAAGAACATCGGGCTGGGGTATGTGGCGGTGCAGCACGCGGCCATCGGAACCGAGTTCGACATCGTGATCCGCGGCCAGCCTGTCGCTGCGAGGGTTGTTCGAACTCCTTTCTATAAGCGACAAAGGGATTCATAG
- the gcvH gene encoding Glycine cleavage system H-protein (Evidence 2b : Function of strongly homologous gene; Product type c : carrier): MVPEGLHYTKAHEWIKVEGDRGRIGITHFAQSQLGDIVFAELPQVGRVLHQMEAFGVVESVKAVSDLYCPLTGEVLEVNSSLESSPEQINADPYGGGWIIAVHIADPRELANLMSAEEYKAFLAAEEH; this comes from the coding sequence ATGGTTCCTGAGGGGTTGCATTATACGAAAGCGCACGAATGGATCAAGGTTGAGGGGGATCGTGGACGTATCGGGATCACCCACTTTGCCCAGAGCCAACTCGGCGACATTGTGTTCGCCGAGTTGCCGCAGGTCGGGAGGGTCCTGCATCAGATGGAGGCGTTCGGTGTCGTCGAGTCGGTGAAGGCCGTCTCCGACCTGTACTGTCCGCTGACCGGTGAGGTGCTTGAGGTCAATTCCTCGCTCGAATCGAGCCCGGAGCAGATCAACGCCGATCCCTACGGAGGGGGATGGATCATCGCGGTACACATCGCTGATCCCAGGGAGCTGGCGAATCTGATGTCCGCTGAGGAGTACAAAGCCTTTCTGGCGGCGGAGGAGCACTGA
- the gcvPA gene encoding putative glycine dehydrogenase [decarboxylating] subunit 1 (Glycine decarboxylase subunit 1) (Glycine cleavage system P-protein subunit 1) (Evidence 3 : Function proposed based on presence of conserved amino acid motif, structural feature or limited homology), with the protein MQYIPNTEADCRAMLDAIGVRSSEELFADIPSKLKLKRGLNLAPPLSETGLRRHMKELAGRNADVEQYPSFLGAGAYNHFIPAAVSHLVFRSEFYTAYTPYQPELSQGTLQAIYEYQTLICQLTGMEVANASMYDGSSALAEAVLMAHRINGRQEVVLPMAVHPEYRTVCRTYVSKLGIDLHEAPYTDEGTTDLKQVKAALSDRTCAVVVQSPNFFGVLESLDELAEAARRVGALLIVVVAEPVSFGIVRSPGECGADIVVGEGQAFGNPLNFGGPYLGFFASKQAYVRSMPGRLVGRTEDKVGRPGYVLTLSTREQHIRREKATSNICTNEGLCALAATVHLSLLGRAGLRELALLNLRKTAYAKDAISQLRDYELPFAGPTFNEFVVRVKRRTPAQVNRALLAKGIIGGVELGRFYPELSDCLLLCVTEQNSREEIDALCKAMGGKR; encoded by the coding sequence ATGCAGTACATCCCGAATACGGAGGCCGACTGTCGCGCGATGCTGGATGCCATCGGCGTCCGGTCAAGCGAGGAGCTGTTTGCCGACATCCCCTCCAAGCTCAAGCTCAAGCGAGGACTGAACCTGGCGCCGCCACTGTCCGAGACCGGACTGCGACGGCATATGAAGGAGTTGGCCGGCCGGAACGCGGACGTAGAACAATACCCCTCCTTTTTGGGGGCAGGCGCCTACAATCACTTTATCCCTGCTGCTGTCTCCCACCTGGTGTTCAGATCGGAGTTCTACACCGCGTATACGCCCTACCAGCCGGAGCTGTCGCAGGGGACACTCCAGGCGATCTACGAGTACCAGACGCTGATCTGCCAGCTTACCGGCATGGAGGTAGCCAACGCGTCGATGTATGACGGTTCCAGCGCCCTGGCCGAGGCGGTGCTGATGGCTCACAGGATCAACGGCCGCCAAGAAGTGGTGCTGCCCATGGCCGTGCACCCGGAGTACCGGACGGTATGCCGCACCTACGTGAGCAAGCTTGGCATCGATCTGCACGAGGCGCCCTATACGGACGAGGGTACGACCGACCTGAAACAGGTGAAGGCGGCGCTGTCGGATCGCACCTGCGCCGTTGTGGTCCAGAGCCCGAACTTCTTCGGAGTTCTGGAGTCGCTCGATGAGCTTGCGGAGGCCGCTCGCCGCGTCGGGGCGCTCCTGATCGTGGTTGTAGCCGAGCCGGTCTCGTTCGGCATCGTCCGATCCCCGGGCGAGTGCGGGGCGGACATCGTTGTGGGGGAGGGTCAGGCGTTCGGAAATCCTCTGAACTTCGGCGGTCCCTATCTTGGTTTCTTCGCGTCGAAACAGGCCTATGTCCGCAGTATGCCGGGTCGTTTAGTCGGCCGGACCGAGGATAAGGTCGGGAGGCCGGGTTACGTCCTGACACTGTCTACCCGAGAACAACATATTAGGCGGGAGAAGGCGACGTCCAACATCTGCACGAACGAAGGGTTGTGCGCCCTGGCTGCGACCGTTCACCTGTCGCTATTGGGGCGAGCCGGGCTCAGGGAGCTGGCCCTGCTGAACCTCCGCAAGACGGCCTATGCCAAAGACGCGATCTCTCAACTCCGCGATTACGAGCTTCCGTTTGCGGGTCCTACCTTCAATGAGTTTGTGGTGCGGGTGAAAAGGCGGACCCCGGCCCAGGTGAATCGCGCGCTGCTGGCCAAAGGCATTATCGGCGGTGTGGAGCTGGGCCGGTTCTACCCGGAGCTTTCGGATTGCCTGCTCCTCTGCGTGACGGAGCAAAACAGTCGCGAGGAGATCGACGCGCTCTGTAAGGCAATGGGAGGTAAGCGATGA
- the gcvPB gene encoding putative glycine dehydrogenase [decarboxylating] subunit 2 (Glycine decarboxylase subunit 2) (Glycine cleavage system P-protein subunit 2) (Evidence 3 : Function proposed based on presence of conserved amino acid motif, structural feature or limited homology), giving the protein MTDEVRGKSPLAPLYERGDGGFSCGPSATGENEEVVAQGLAFNEPLLFDQGSRGRVGCTLPECDVPELKPERLLPRKLLRHDIPGFPELSEVEVVRHFTRLSQWNYGVDTGFYPLGSCTMKYNPKINEEVWRLPGFSCAHPYQPESLIQGALELMYELEQCLAEVSGMDRVSLQPAAGAQGETLGIMLIRAYLESKGNPRKRVLVPDSAHGTNPASSTICGYEVLQIKSGPNGRLDPKAVADAMNEDVAAIMVTNPNTLGLFEDQIAEVAKIVHAKGGQVYCDGANLNAIIGISRPGDTGIDVLHINLHKTFAVPHGGGGPGAGPVGLKAHLAPFMPVPVIEKKGKRFVLNEDLPSSVGKVRAFYGNFAALVRAYAYIRSLGPSGLRRVAEVAVINANYIMNQLKDYYHLPYDKFCKHECVFSDARQLPHGVQTLDIAKRLMDYGFHPPTIYFPLIVKGAMMIEPTETESKETLDQFIAAMKQIAEEAERDPELVRSAPHKTRVSRLDEAKAARHPDLRWKGKTS; this is encoded by the coding sequence ATGACGGATGAGGTGCGAGGCAAATCCCCCCTCGCCCCCCTTTACGAAAGGGGGGATGGGGGGTTTTCATGCGGGCCAAGTGCCACAGGCGAGAACGAGGAGGTCGTTGCCCAGGGACTCGCCTTCAATGAGCCGCTCCTGTTTGATCAGGGATCACGGGGGCGGGTGGGCTGTACACTTCCTGAGTGCGACGTTCCGGAGCTGAAACCGGAGCGGCTGCTTCCCAGAAAGCTTCTCCGGCACGACATCCCCGGTTTCCCTGAACTCTCCGAGGTCGAGGTGGTCCGGCATTTTACGCGGCTATCACAATGGAATTACGGAGTCGATACGGGCTTCTACCCATTGGGCTCCTGCACCATGAAGTACAACCCGAAGATCAATGAGGAGGTGTGGCGGCTGCCGGGCTTTTCATGTGCGCACCCATACCAGCCGGAAAGTCTGATCCAGGGTGCTCTTGAACTGATGTATGAGCTGGAGCAGTGCCTGGCCGAGGTGAGCGGGATGGACCGGGTGTCACTCCAACCGGCCGCCGGCGCCCAGGGGGAGACCTTGGGCATAATGCTGATCCGGGCGTACCTGGAATCGAAGGGCAATCCGCGGAAGCGGGTCCTGGTCCCTGACTCCGCCCATGGCACCAATCCCGCGAGTTCCACCATCTGTGGCTACGAGGTGCTGCAGATCAAGTCCGGCCCGAACGGCCGCCTGGATCCCAAGGCCGTGGCCGACGCCATGAACGAGGACGTGGCCGCCATCATGGTGACGAACCCCAATACCCTTGGGCTCTTCGAGGACCAGATTGCTGAGGTTGCCAAGATCGTTCATGCGAAGGGCGGGCAGGTCTACTGCGACGGCGCCAACCTGAATGCCATCATCGGGATCTCACGACCTGGCGACACGGGAATCGACGTGCTGCACATCAACCTGCATAAGACGTTTGCCGTTCCGCATGGGGGCGGCGGTCCGGGCGCTGGACCGGTGGGGCTCAAGGCGCATCTGGCGCCATTCATGCCGGTCCCGGTCATCGAGAAGAAGGGAAAGCGGTTCGTCCTGAATGAGGACCTGCCGTCAAGCGTCGGCAAGGTGCGCGCCTTCTATGGGAACTTCGCAGCACTGGTCCGGGCCTACGCCTACATCCGTTCGCTGGGTCCATCGGGGCTGCGCCGCGTGGCCGAGGTGGCCGTCATCAATGCCAATTACATCATGAACCAGTTGAAAGATTACTACCATCTGCCATACGACAAGTTCTGCAAGCACGAGTGCGTCTTCTCCGATGCGCGTCAGCTTCCGCACGGCGTCCAAACCCTGGACATCGCCAAACGATTGATGGATTACGGCTTTCATCCCCCAACCATCTACTTCCCCTTGATCGTCAAGGGGGCCATGATGATCGAGCCGACCGAGACAGAGAGTAAGGAGACGCTGGATCAGTTCATTGCCGCCATGAAGCAGATCGCCGAGGAGGCCGAGCGCGACCCGGAGCTGGTTCGGTCCGCCCCGCACAAGACCAGGGTCTCGCGGCTGGACGAGGCAAAGGCCGCCCGCCATCCGGATCTGCGCTGGAAGGGAAAGACATCCTGA